Proteins encoded in a region of the Chitinispirillum alkaliphilum genome:
- a CDS encoding Phospho-N-acetylmuramoyl-pentapeptide- transferase, giving the protein MLIEFLYQTTGIYLLYSRLFSTSMATVISFLLAMFLFPPYIKFLRRLQISSEFEKSKDGPVMPAGILFMLIIVLTTFIAVRINSYVISALIIYVFFSIIGAVDDVAKVLNQRKIARGLKTKEDYQYKADGISAGLRLFLYMTISLLVAVAAYRYIPNINGDVNLPFISITKHFPSLPFWLFIPFMTLTIAIFANGVNFTDGFDTLATVPAICCFIFVGIISFISSNSLWSNYLLIPHIVGLQEILPLIGAVMGTLLAYLWYNSPPSTIIMGDSGSVGLGGLIGILFIFTKAGFYLPIVGFIFFLEFVSVVIQIGYFKLTGKRVFLMAPIHHHFQIRMQKSGLYSSNFRIKSKIAWRFHILSVVFLVLGLVMFLKIR; this is encoded by the coding sequence ATGCTGATCGAATTTTTATATCAGACTACAGGAATTTATCTCTTATACAGCCGTCTTTTTTCAACCAGTATGGCCACAGTAATATCATTTTTGCTGGCCATGTTTTTGTTTCCTCCCTACATAAAATTTCTGCGCAGACTTCAGATCTCATCTGAGTTTGAAAAGAGTAAAGATGGTCCGGTGATGCCTGCAGGCATTCTTTTCATGCTTATTATAGTACTGACCACGTTTATAGCGGTCAGAATAAACAGTTATGTGATCTCTGCACTTATTATATACGTATTTTTCAGCATCATAGGTGCCGTAGATGATGTGGCCAAAGTGCTGAATCAGAGAAAGATCGCCAGGGGGTTAAAGACCAAAGAGGATTATCAGTACAAGGCGGACGGGATTTCAGCCGGATTGAGGCTTTTTCTCTACATGACAATTTCGTTGCTGGTGGCTGTTGCAGCATACAGGTATATACCAAATATCAACGGGGATGTTAACCTGCCCTTTATCAGTATCACAAAACATTTTCCATCACTCCCGTTTTGGCTTTTTATCCCCTTTATGACTCTCACCATAGCGATTTTTGCCAATGGTGTAAATTTCACCGATGGTTTCGATACTCTTGCAACAGTGCCTGCAATCTGCTGTTTTATATTTGTGGGCATAATCTCCTTTATCTCGAGCAATAGTTTATGGAGTAATTACCTGCTTATCCCTCATATTGTGGGGTTGCAGGAAATACTGCCCCTCATAGGTGCTGTAATGGGAACACTTCTTGCCTATCTATGGTATAATTCGCCACCCTCGACCATTATCATGGGTGACTCCGGTTCCGTAGGACTTGGCGGGTTGATTGGAATTCTTTTCATTTTCACCAAAGCGGGTTTTTATCTTCCAATCGTCGGTTTCATATTCTTTTTGGAATTTGTTTCGGTTGTGATACAGATCGGGTATTTCAAGCTGACCGGCAAGCGTGTTTTTCTCATGGCTCCGATTCATCACCATTTCCAGATCAGGATGCAGAAAAGCGGTCTGTACTCAAGCAATTTTCGCATTAAATCAAAAATCGCCTGGCGCTTTCACATCCTCTCTGTTGTGTTTCTTGTGCTTGGGCTTGTAATGTTCCTCAAAATCCGATAA
- a CDS encoding DNA recombination and repair protein RecO has protein sequence MAPEKTNALILSVMPYRETSCILRLITPEHGVISVVAKGIRRNDSRAVLIDRGFLLQTLLYIKSNRDLHTCGAIHVADYYPGVRADITKAAIRDAAFELILKTVTQTASHPELYTLVQEFITMLDTAQKRFCFPLLWHLISQFCSAMGFEISSDQCCFCKKPLQGENGYLLIPRGMMACPGCSAKTDPTLMVPYDALTFFNQIDTSLEWTTSKAEYLRITRAMYSYCRYHFAIKSAFNSLEFMETMV, from the coding sequence ATGGCTCCGGAGAAAACAAATGCGCTCATTCTTTCTGTGATGCCGTACCGGGAAACAAGCTGTATTCTTCGCCTGATAACCCCTGAACATGGTGTAATCAGCGTTGTGGCCAAAGGGATACGGCGTAATGACTCGAGGGCTGTTTTAATAGACAGGGGATTTTTACTCCAGACTCTTCTGTATATAAAGTCAAACCGTGATCTGCACACTTGCGGGGCTATCCATGTTGCAGATTACTATCCGGGGGTAAGGGCGGATATTACCAAAGCAGCTATAAGGGATGCGGCGTTTGAGCTGATACTGAAAACTGTAACTCAGACCGCATCTCACCCTGAGCTCTATACCCTCGTACAAGAGTTTATCACTATGCTTGACACCGCCCAGAAGAGGTTCTGTTTTCCGCTGCTTTGGCACTTGATCTCTCAGTTCTGCAGCGCTATGGGATTTGAGATCAGCTCAGACCAGTGTTGCTTTTGTAAAAAACCTCTTCAGGGTGAAAATGGATATCTTCTGATTCCACGGGGAATGATGGCATGCCCGGGCTGCTCTGCAAAGACAGATCCAACCCTGATGGTTCCATACGATGCGCTCACCTTTTTTAACCAGATTGACACCTCTCTGGAATGGACAACTTCAAAGGCGGAATATCTTCGTATCACCAGGGCAATGTACTCTTACTGCCGCTACCACTTCGCTATTAAATCCGCTTTCAATTCTCTTGAATTCATGGAAACAATGGTGTGA
- a CDS encoding Transporter: protein MENISPKKLFRQVRSNIIAGILLIIPLLITLIIILKLFRWVDSALPLVLGVEWGTGIGITVTLVLAYFAGLLAKNYFGKKLIDTGNAIICNIPILNKVYLGVQQVVDTVSLQNKKVFDRVVLVQYPKEKVYCIAFVTSNENRDFSKLTGHELISVFVPTTPNPTSGYLLYYPKEDMIDLDMPVELAIKRIMSAGLLNGEQINAAKPAAFNPMELLTLFKRNAQKADPVLKSRK, encoded by the coding sequence ATGGAAAACATTTCTCCCAAAAAGTTGTTCAGGCAGGTAAGGTCAAATATAATCGCCGGAATTCTTCTTATTATTCCTCTTCTGATCACACTTATTATAATTCTAAAGCTGTTCAGATGGGTTGATTCAGCTCTTCCGCTTGTGCTTGGAGTTGAGTGGGGGACAGGGATAGGGATAACCGTAACTCTTGTGCTGGCGTATTTTGCGGGGCTTCTGGCAAAAAACTATTTCGGAAAGAAACTGATCGATACGGGAAACGCAATTATCTGCAATATCCCGATTTTAAATAAAGTGTATCTTGGAGTTCAGCAGGTTGTCGACACCGTTTCCCTTCAAAACAAAAAGGTGTTTGATCGGGTAGTGCTGGTCCAGTATCCGAAAGAGAAAGTCTACTGTATCGCATTTGTAACATCAAATGAGAACAGGGACTTTTCAAAATTAACCGGACACGAGCTTATCTCAGTTTTCGTTCCCACAACACCAAACCCCACTTCCGGATATCTTCTGTACTATCCCAAAGAGGACATGATCGATCTTGATATGCCGGTGGAGTTGGCGATAAAGAGGATAATGTCAGCAGGTCTTCTTAACGGAGAGCAGATCAATGCAGCCAAGCCCGCAGCATTCAATCCCATGGAACTGCTTACTCTTTTCAAGCGCAATGCACAGAAAGCTGATCCGGTTCTAAAGAGCCGAAAATAG
- a CDS encoding DNA protecting protein DprA has translation MPLSWIALNSVKGLGPVRIGELLKQFSSPEAVFDTEVSVLRNMNIIPQSCVEEIQNRDNLFACAQAQLNKAREEGVEVLTLKDPRYPIYLKEIFAPPPVLFAKGDISVLNLHAVAVVGTRTPSPYGKGVATALCSDIASRGLVIVSGMAKGVDTLAHRAALHSGAKTVAVLGSGIDIIYPRSNVELSEEIVRDGVLISEFPLGTAPEAFNFPRRNRIISGLAAGTVVVEAGARSGSLITAKYATDQNREVFAVPGPITSPLSEGTFDLLKSGAIPVRNALDIVESIRFISGEKQLNSFSAREKSFDTRTFLSDPEKLLYETLSFNPVRIDEIAERLNKGAAELFDGLLNLELKGLIRQIGGQQYVRVI, from the coding sequence ATGCCATTATCCTGGATTGCTCTTAATTCAGTAAAAGGGCTTGGCCCTGTGCGTATCGGTGAACTTCTGAAACAGTTCTCCTCTCCCGAAGCTGTTTTTGATACAGAGGTAAGTGTACTCAGAAATATGAACATTATTCCTCAGTCGTGTGTGGAAGAGATACAAAACAGGGATAATCTTTTTGCCTGCGCACAGGCGCAGCTGAACAAAGCAAGAGAAGAGGGTGTTGAGGTATTAACACTCAAGGATCCACGCTATCCGATCTATTTAAAAGAGATATTTGCCCCGCCTCCGGTTCTTTTTGCGAAAGGGGATATTTCCGTTCTTAATCTGCATGCTGTGGCAGTCGTTGGCACACGGACTCCAAGTCCCTATGGGAAAGGGGTAGCTACCGCTCTCTGTTCAGATATAGCTTCGAGGGGTCTGGTCATAGTGAGCGGAATGGCCAAAGGAGTTGATACGCTTGCACACAGAGCAGCCCTGCATAGTGGTGCAAAAACAGTAGCGGTTTTGGGGAGCGGTATCGATATTATCTACCCCAGATCCAATGTGGAACTCTCTGAGGAGATTGTCCGTGATGGGGTTCTCATATCAGAATTTCCCCTGGGCACAGCTCCGGAGGCGTTTAATTTTCCCAGAAGAAACCGCATTATCAGTGGTCTTGCAGCGGGTACTGTAGTTGTGGAAGCCGGAGCGCGCAGCGGCAGTCTTATAACTGCCAAATATGCAACCGATCAGAACAGGGAGGTTTTTGCGGTTCCCGGTCCCATCACTTCGCCTCTGAGTGAAGGTACTTTCGATCTTCTTAAAAGCGGGGCGATTCCTGTGCGCAATGCTTTGGACATAGTGGAGAGTATTCGGTTTATATCGGGAGAAAAACAGCTTAACAGTTTCTCTGCACGCGAAAAGAGTTTTGACACCAGGACGTTTTTAAGTGATCCTGAAAAACTACTTTATGAGACACTTTCTTTTAACCCCGTGCGTATTGATGAGATAGCAGAAAGGCTCAATAAAGGGGCAGCAGAGCTGTTTGACGGACTGCTTAATTTAGAGCTCAAGGGTCTGATCCGGCAAATCGGGGGACAACAATATGTAAGGGTTATATGA
- a CDS encoding putative methyltransferase: protein MAAGRIAGINPSSNILVLDSGFGEGVCTLASEFRCKISAFDSCKTKNKEAHSLAINKGVSHLVSLNGDFFTTELEPGTFELAILEKSALSSKKRSVLLARVQELLQMRGWLAFSVPIKLADSVPNKILSCFEDGGGKIEKEEFYRSLIENSGFDIHFTGLVPQSGWDNYFSHLACHLGDEKGYYADALMKIRSHQQIDAFYRLEASRYIGYLFCIARKI, encoded by the coding sequence ATGGCTGCGGGCAGAATTGCCGGGATTAATCCATCGAGCAATATTCTTGTCCTGGATAGCGGTTTTGGGGAGGGTGTTTGTACTCTCGCCTCAGAATTCAGATGCAAAATCTCCGCCTTTGATTCCTGCAAAACAAAGAACAAGGAAGCCCACTCTCTGGCAATAAATAAAGGAGTGAGCCATCTGGTCTCTCTTAATGGTGATTTTTTCACTACGGAACTTGAGCCGGGAACTTTTGAACTGGCCATTTTGGAGAAAAGCGCGCTGAGCAGTAAAAAGAGATCTGTGTTGCTTGCCAGAGTTCAGGAGCTTCTTCAAATGCGGGGATGGCTGGCATTCAGTGTCCCGATTAAACTCGCTGATTCAGTTCCAAACAAAATTCTCTCCTGTTTTGAAGACGGGGGGGGTAAAATTGAAAAAGAGGAGTTCTACCGCTCCCTTATAGAAAACAGCGGGTTTGATATACATTTCACAGGCCTTGTCCCTCAAAGCGGCTGGGACAACTATTTCAGCCATTTGGCCTGTCATCTGGGGGATGAGAAGGGGTATTATGCTGATGCGTTGATGAAAATCAGGTCGCATCAGCAGATCGATGCCTTCTACAGGCTGGAAGCATCCAGATATATTGGTTATCTGTTCTGCATCGCCAGGAAAATATAA